Genomic window (Candidatus Binataceae bacterium):
CGCCAATTTGGCAAATCAACGCGGCGCTTGGGCATAGCTTCCACGCTCCCGCGCTGGGCACGGTTGACGGACGGCTAGTAGTGGTAAACGTCTTCGATCATCCCTACGAGCTCCGTAACGGCACAGGAATCGGCGTCTTTTCACCTCAATGGGGTCCGCGACGAGCCTTGTACGCCGGACTGAATGTCCCCCTGCCTTCCCTCGGTCCCCTCCCCTGAGCACCACAAGCGTCCGGCCAGTCTGCCACCAAGCTGCAGGGTGCGTGGCATCCCACCAGCAGACCGCCGAGAGATCTCTTAAAGATACGATCTTAGTAATTCGGCTAGCTATTCAGGCAGGACTGACACGGAACACACTCGCATAGAGTTTACCGCGCCAAGAAGCAGTACTTTAGCTATCTACTCGACTTCACAAGACCAACTCTTAAAGCAGCCGCGCCGGGATGGGGGGCGAGGAGGCCTGAGCAAGTCACCCGCCGCCACCGTTCCAGCTAAACAAACCACGCGAGACGGTGCCTGGGCATTGATTGTCGGCATTGAGCGGCTCCGAGCAGCCGGTACCCTCGAAGTACCTCTCGTAAAAAGTCACCTTGTGGTCGGGCGCGTGGATCCGCTGCCACTCGGCTCGATAGGCGCCGGGATACATCGGTCGCCCCGTGCTCCAGGTTGAAAATGGACTGAAACAACCGCTACACCCGCACATCAACAGTGCCAGACCGAGTTTTTTCATCACTTGTTATTTGCGCACAGCCGCAGCGCGGCCGTGCGCATACTATCTCCGCGGCGATGGTCAGCGCGCGGCGCTTGCACACCGACACCATCCTCACCTGCATTCGAGGAGAAAATTCTCGAGCTAAAGACCCTTATCTGAACCTCAGCCCGGACGCTGCCCGCGGGCGACAGCGTCCAGACCGGAGCTTCTATCCGTTAGACGCGAGGCCAGCCCTTGTTAGCGCAGACAAGCGTGTTCGCTGTGTTTTCCTCCGGAGCAGCACGAGCTACCCGGGCAGCAGGCGGCATGATTCTGACAGCACTTGGGCGCGTCGGAGGCCGCTAGAATAGAGCTCAGCGAGGCGTGGCTGGTGGCATAGCCGCCAAAACCCAGCAGGAACAGGGCCATCGCTCCAAAGAAGATCGTCTTTCGCATAAACCCGCTCCTTGGTCTCAAAACTTGCTTCGCCCTGAGATTACCAGACTATGACCGTTTACAACAAGCGGACCTGGCGTCACGTTGACGGGCTAGTAGTGGCCTTCGGAATAATTTCCTTGCTGGTCGATGGCGCTGGCGAAGGCCGCGGAGTGGCTGCGCTAACCCGCCGGGGCGGTTTCCGTGCAAGAGGGGTCAAACGGGTCTGAGGCGTGGCGGAATAAGCAGCCTTGGGCTCGATTTTCTCGCGCACCGGAGGGGGCAAAGCCCGATGATGCGGTTGCCCGCGATGGGTAACCACCACATGTCCTTTATGCTCGGCCGGTTTGGAAGTCGGCCTGGCGCTCGAATTCAGCGCCGACGCCGGCACGGCTGTGGGTAAACCAGTGGGCGTAGGGGCGGCAGTCAGGGTTGGGGTGAGCGTACTGGTCGGGGTCTGGGTTGGGGTCGGCGTAGGCGTCGCGGTCGGGCGCGGCGTTGGCGAGGGAGTTGGAGTAGGGGTCGGCTTCAACCATAGCGGGGGCGGCCATTGTTTGACGAACACCAGGGTCGCCGTCTGATCGGCGCGCCCCACTTTAAGCTTGCCGGTGGCGCTGAACTGGCCACTGGCCGGGTCGTACAGCTCGGCACTGGCCAGCGGCGTATAGCTCTTGTCCCAGCCTCCCGCCAATAGCACCTTGCCATCGGGCAGGAGGGTAGCGGTGTGCAGATAGCGGTTATCCACCATCTTGCCAGTGGCAGAAAAGCGCTCGGTTGCCGGATCGTACAAAGCTGCCATCCGGTGGCTCTGACCGCCGGCCAGCAGCACTTTACCGTCGTGTAGCATGGTCGCAGTGTGGCCAGCGCGCGCACTCAGCATCTTGGGCCCGGGGCTAAACCGGCCGCTGACCGGATCGTAAATTTCCGTGGTATCCAGCGGTTGGCTACGCGCG
Coding sequences:
- a CDS encoding kelch repeat-containing protein, which translates into the protein MVSIGRLNPVLVALLSGLLLLAAGARASDHTRPTRRHAHPHKRHTPTPTPTPTPTPTPSPVPTPRALVLISGGIGMVTIATGSSPAVLEGSEVYDEHSGQFYPAGAMTARRDRHSAVRLPNGKVLIVGGADSVLLPYLTLSGPSLPWILRTNDLFDPARGLFYADGKMAVGRDDATATLLHNGKVLIAGGGIAQSELYDPVTGKYSIVGDTVRVRYGQTATLLNNGKVLLAGGGDALAELFDPTQNKFFATGAMSTNRFSHTATLLKDGRVLIAGGSVYARSQPLDTTEIYDPVSGRFSPGPKMLSARAGHTATMLHDGKVLLAGGQSHRMAALYDPATERFSATGKMVDNRYLHTATLLPDGKVLLAGGWDKSYTPLASAELYDPASGQFSATGKLKVGRADQTATLVFVKQWPPPLWLKPTPTPTPSPTPRPTATPTPTPTQTPTSTLTPTLTAAPTPTGLPTAVPASALNSSARPTSKPAEHKGHVVVTHRGQPHHRALPPPVREKIEPKAAYSATPQTRLTPLARKPPRRVSAATPRPSPAPSTSKEIIPKATTSPST